The Montipora capricornis isolate CH-2021 chromosome 6, ASM3666992v2, whole genome shotgun sequence genome has a window encoding:
- the LOC138050408 gene encoding uncharacterized protein isoform X1, with amino-acid sequence MNALEATSGNFSAGLKHESETKSELGKQFEHGHRTEAEEAFQGPKFDPPVYRRRYAAVCELVKKHQAKKVLDFGCAEAKLVKVLISQEQLTHLEEVVGVDIDRELLERNEFRIKPLISDYLRPRSHPFKVSLYQENEMHELKVITVKQCSSLSPIWEIVMTPCEAELVVLQPYPVIFCIMVQSLKQMRDLLILM; translated from the exons ATGAATGCTCTCGAGGCCACAAGTGGCAACTTTTCTGCTGGGCTTAAACATGAAAGTGAAACTAAAAGTGAATTGGGGAAACAATTTGAACACGGACATCGGACAGAGGCTGAGGAAGCATTCCAAGGTCCGAAATTTGATCCCCCAGTTTACCGTCGAAGATACGCTGCCGTTTGTGAGCTTGTAAAGAAACACCAAGCGAAAAAG GTACTTGACTTTGGGTGCGCTGAGGCAAAACTCGTGAAAGTTTTAATAAGTCAAGAGCAGTTGACTCACTTGGAAGAGGTGGTGGGTGTGGATATTGATAGGGAACTTTTAGAGAGGAATGAATTCCGTATAAAACCTCTGATATCAGATTATCTGAGACCACGCAGTCATCCGTTCAAAGTCTCCTTGTATCAAG AAAATGAAATGCATGAGTTGAAGGTCATCACAGTTAAACAGTGTTCGAGCTTGAGCCCAATTTGGGAGATCGTCATGACCCCCTGTGAGGCTGAACTTGTAGTGTTACAACCCTACCCAGTGATTTTTTGCATCATG gttCAGTCGCTGAAGCAGATGAGAGATTTGTTGATTTTGATGTGA
- the LOC138050408 gene encoding small RNA 2'-O-methyltransferase-like isoform X2, producing MNALEATSGNFSAGLKHESETKSELGKQFEHGHRTEAEEAFQGPKFDPPVYRRRYAAVCELVKKHQAKKVLDFGCAEAKLVKVLISQEQLTHLEEVVGVDIDRELLERNEFRIKPLISDYLRPRSHPFKVSLYQGSVAEADERFVDFDVIACIELYVIIYNV from the exons ATGAATGCTCTCGAGGCCACAAGTGGCAACTTTTCTGCTGGGCTTAAACATGAAAGTGAAACTAAAAGTGAATTGGGGAAACAATTTGAACACGGACATCGGACAGAGGCTGAGGAAGCATTCCAAGGTCCGAAATTTGATCCCCCAGTTTACCGTCGAAGATACGCTGCCGTTTGTGAGCTTGTAAAGAAACACCAAGCGAAAAAG GTACTTGACTTTGGGTGCGCTGAGGCAAAACTCGTGAAAGTTTTAATAAGTCAAGAGCAGTTGACTCACTTGGAAGAGGTGGTGGGTGTGGATATTGATAGGGAACTTTTAGAGAGGAATGAATTCCGTATAAAACCTCTGATATCAGATTATCTGAGACCACGCAGTCATCCGTTCAAAGTCTCCTTGTATCAAG gttCAGTCGCTGAAGCAGATGAGAGATTTGTTGATTTTGATGTGATTGCTTGCATTGAGCTGTATGTTATCATTTACAATGTATAA